The [Actinobacillus] rossii genome contains a region encoding:
- a CDS encoding transposase: MFYSNNPLIKHKTGLLNLAEELGNISQACKAMGMSRDTFYRYQQAVEQGGVEALLNQTRRVPNIKNRVDEHIEQAVVKFALDFPAYGQVRVSNELRKQGVFVSGGGVRSIWLRHNLANFKQRLNALEKEVAEKGIILNESQVQALERKKEDDISSGEIETAHPGYLGSQDTFYVGNLKGVGRIYQQTFVDTYSKVAFAKLYTMKTAIAAADMLNDKVLPFFEAQGLPMLRILTDRGSEYCGKVENHDYELYLAINDIEHTKTKVKHPQTNGICERFHKTILQEFYQVAFRQKIYTDLATLQADLDEWLMYYNHHRTHQGKMCCGRTPMATLLDGKGIWAEKNLSSN, from the coding sequence ATGTTTTATTCTAACAATCCGCTCATTAAACACAAGACCGGTTTACTCAATTTAGCAGAAGAACTCGGAAACATTTCTCAAGCTTGCAAAGCGATGGGGATGAGCCGAGATACATTCTATCGCTATCAACAAGCCGTAGAGCAAGGCGGTGTTGAAGCATTACTTAATCAAACTCGTCGGGTACCGAATATCAAAAATCGAGTAGACGAGCACATTGAGCAAGCTGTTGTAAAATTTGCTCTAGATTTTCCAGCTTACGGACAAGTTCGAGTGAGCAACGAACTTCGCAAGCAAGGTGTGTTTGTTTCAGGCGGTGGTGTTCGTTCCATTTGGCTACGTCATAATCTTGCTAACTTTAAACAGCGTTTAAATGCACTAGAGAAAGAAGTAGCTGAGAAAGGCATTATTCTAAATGAAAGTCAAGTCCAAGCCTTGGAACGTAAGAAAGAGGATGATATATCGAGTGGAGAAATTGAAACCGCTCATCCGGGCTATTTAGGTTCACAAGATACCTTTTATGTAGGTAATTTAAAAGGTGTTGGACGCATTTATCAGCAAACATTTGTTGATACTTATAGTAAGGTTGCTTTTGCAAAGCTCTACACAATGAAAACCGCAATTGCCGCTGCAGATATGCTCAATGATAAAGTCCTGCCGTTCTTTGAAGCCCAAGGATTACCGATGTTGCGTATTCTTACCGACCGTGGCAGTGAATATTGTGGCAAAGTGGAAAATCACGATTATGAGCTTTATTTAGCGATAAATGACATAGAGCATACTAAAACGAAAGTGAAGCATCCACAGACGAATGGTATCTGTGAACGTTTTCATAAGACTATCTTACAAGAATTTTACCAAGTCGCATTTAGGCAGAAAATATATACGGATTTAGCGACATTACAAGCTGATTTAGATGAGTGGTTAATGTATTATAATCACCATCGAACACATCAAGGAAAAATGTGCTGTGGCAGAACACCGATGGCAACATTACTTGATGGAAAAGGGATTTGGGCAGAAAAGAATTTAAGCTCAAATTAA
- a CDS encoding heme utilization or adhesion protein, giving the protein MYGEYEVSELKKNRRERTLSQTSEDNGNNRFETGTLSYSDIRNHADYSGSSFGVGGSFSMGGGDSPKEIGGMKLMSFGQNAEITTVNQDGTKTTEIQGKMSGDVSVGIGHDSEHDSSVTQSGINTANINIRDENLQFEKTGKTVETTKAEVKTDITTESAVENSGKLAQNFDKEKVLKELNIQVKVTQDFRENAFATIDAYVLPKQAELREKIKQAKTEEEKTALYDAIYKLQYQKRLLETVVGIVAGSSELAITQGTLQLAATKMREETLANSRKFAGIVDTKTGKVVRNDSYDSGYFVEDQT; this is encoded by the coding sequence ATGTACGGAGAATATGAAGTATCGGAATTAAAAAAGAATAGGAGAGAAAGAACTTTAAGCCAAACCTCCGAAGACAATGGCAATAATCGTTTTGAAACCGGTACGTTAAGTTATTCGGATATTCGAAATCATGCGGATTACTCGGGTTCTAGTTTTGGTGTTGGCGGCAGTTTCTCAATGGGCGGCGGAGACAGTCCAAAAGAAATTGGTGGGATGAAGTTAATGTCATTTGGGCAGAATGCTGAGATCACAACGGTTAACCAAGATGGTACTAAAACAACTGAAATACAAGGCAAAATGAGTGGTGATGTTTCGGTTGGAATCGGGCATGATAGCGAACACGATAGCAGTGTCACACAAAGCGGTATTAACACAGCCAATATCAACATTCGTGATGAGAATTTGCAATTTGAAAAAACAGGCAAAACTGTTGAAACAACAAAAGCTGAAGTTAAAACGGATATCACGACTGAAAGTGCGGTTGAAAACTCAGGGAAATTAGCGCAAAACTTTGATAAAGAGAAAGTGCTGAAAGAGTTGAATATTCAAGTTAAGGTCACACAAGATTTTAGGGAAAATGCTTTTGCTACGATTGATGCTTATGTTTTACCAAAACAGGCAGAATTAAGAGAAAAAATCAAACAAGCAAAAACAGAAGAAGAAAAGACCGCACTTTATGATGCAATTTATAAATTGCAGTATCAAAAACGCTTACTTGAAACTGTTGTAGGGATTGTAGCAGGTAGCTCTGAACTTGCCATTACACAAGGCACGTTGCAGCTAGCGGCAACGAAGATGAGAGAAGAAACGTTAGCGAATTCGCGCAAATTTGCTGGAATTGTTGATACAAAAACAGGTAAGGTTGTACGTAATGATTCATACGATAGTGGATATTTTGTAGAAGATCAGACTTGA
- a CDS encoding filamentous hemagglutinin outer membrane protein → MVRKPYAGLAEEMTYTLFERLRAGIDLPAIFGASNASLDQVAIWDKLNSYNAQNAETHVPLDHVAHSLGAAGTKNAMNWASYKGMQLNNTTLNANTVGTSYPMTNNTLGGRLSFGLYDQGYTEKASGLFRDGKVEYAVAPRDIVGTGVQLPWVPGAFSVGIGNTNTTGSNTTGIPLWGILVGDHTKAYYKDERVIDFLNQKNAINKESEIAKEIKTYQLKIWGQIGPKTETIEFNNDNKEKKQ, encoded by the coding sequence GTGGTTCGTAAACCTTATGCTGGGCTGGCGGAAGAAATGACCTATACCCTTTTTGAACGTCTGCGTGCAGGTATTGATTTACCCGCAATCTTTGGTGCATCAAACGCAAGCCTAGATCAAGTAGCTATTTGGGATAAGTTAAATAGCTACAATGCTCAAAATGCCGAAACTCACGTGCCATTAGATCATGTTGCGCATAGTTTAGGAGCAGCCGGCACCAAAAACGCAATGAACTGGGCGAGTTATAAAGGAATGCAGCTTAATAATACGACATTGAATGCAAATACAGTGGGTACATCTTACCCTATGACGAATAATACTCTTGGTGGCAGATTATCTTTTGGTTTGTATGATCAAGGTTATACTGAAAAAGCAAGTGGGTTATTTAGAGACGGGAAAGTGGAGTATGCTGTAGCACCTAGAGATATTGTCGGCACAGGAGTGCAGTTACCGTGGGTTCCGGGGGCATTTAGTGTAGGGATTGGTAATACTAACACAACGGGCAGTAATACAACGGGTATCCCATTATGGGGGATTTTGGTAGGAGATCATACTAAGGCTTATTATAAGGATGAGAGAGTAATTGATTTTCTTAATCAAAAAAATGCAATCAACAAGGAAAGTGAAATAGCAAAAGAAATAAAAACTTATCAACTTAAAATTTGGGGGCAAATAGGACCTAAAACAGAAACTATAGAGTTTAATAATGATAATAAGGAGAAAAAACAATGA
- a CDS encoding filamentous hemagglutinin outer membrane protein, with product MDRINSAIQYSGKDILNNASIVVRKPYAGLAEEMTYTLFERLRAGIDLPAIFGASNASRDQVAIWDKLNSYNAQNAETHVPLDHVAHSLGAASTKNAMNWAKSQGMDLDNTILKSYVAGTSYPIKNGTILGSLTFGLLDQGYTEKAASLFKSGSIEYSVAPRDGIATGVGLPWQIGSLSFGIGNTDTTGSNDVGIPLWGMIMGDHTKAYYKDERVINFLYPAGKDNGRARNEIINYQNKVWGQIGPKTEEIKFNNKFIKGGE from the coding sequence ATGGATAGAATTAATAGCGCCATTCAATATTCAGGCAAAGATATTTTAAATAATGCAAGCATTGTGGTTCGTAAACCTTATGCTGGGCTGGCGGAAGAAATGACCTATACCCTTTTTGAACGTCTGCGTGCAGGTATTGATTTACCCGCAATCTTTGGTGCATCAAACGCAAGCCGAGATCAAGTAGCTATTTGGGATAAGTTAAATAGCTACAATGCTCAAAATGCCGAAACTCACGTGCCATTAGATCATGTTGCGCATAGTTTAGGGGCAGCCAGCACCAAAAATGCCATGAACTGGGCGAAATCGCAAGGAATGGATTTAGATAATACCATCTTGAAAAGTTATGTCGCAGGTACGTCTTATCCCATTAAAAATGGCACGATTTTAGGCTCATTAACATTTGGATTATTGGATCAAGGTTATACGGAAAAGGCAGCAAGTTTATTCAAATCAGGTAGCATAGAATATTCAGTCGCCCCAAGAGATGGCATTGCCACAGGTGTTGGTTTGCCATGGCAAATTGGGTCATTGAGTTTTGGTATTGGAAATACAGACACAACAGGAAGTAATGATGTCGGAATACCATTGTGGGGGATGATTATGGGGGATCATACTAAGGCTTATTATAAGGATGAGCGCGTTATTAATTTCCTTTATCCAGCTGGTAAAGATAATGGTAGGGCGAGAAATGAAATAATTAATTATCAAAATAAAGTTTGGGGTCAAATTGGACCTAAAACAGAAGAAATTAAATTTAATAATAAATTTATTAAAGGAGGTGAATAA
- a CDS encoding filamentous hemagglutinin outer membrane protein → MENLNQIGDKLHYNVEKNEKNILVKYKLENCQNSAQNCVRAFELNLEELKNRDLKPEEAEVLSHMYAHGILNQNDMDRITGAIQYSGKDILNNASIVVRKPYAGLAEEMTYTLFERLRAGIDLPAIFGASNASRDQVAIWDKLNSYNAQNAETHVPLDHVAHSLGAASTKNAMNWAKSQGMDLDNTILKSYVAGTSYPITNGTILGSLTFGLLDQGYTEKAASLFKSGSIEYSVAPRDGVATGVGLPWQIGSLSFGIGNTDTTGSNDVGIPLWGMIMGDHTRAYYHDEDAIRFLNKNEDVNSILNYQKKIWQGEKVKTKIISFSNENSANIKGEK, encoded by the coding sequence ATGGAAAACCTTAATCAAATTGGAGATAAACTCCATTACAATGTAGAAAAAAATGAGAAAAATATTTTAGTCAAATATAAATTAGAAAACTGTCAGAATTCTGCACAAAATTGTGTTAGAGCCTTTGAATTGAATCTTGAAGAGCTCAAAAATCGAGATTTAAAACCGGAAGAGGCCGAAGTCTTATCACATATGTATGCACATGGTATTTTAAACCAAAATGATATGGATAGGATTACTGGCGCCATTCAATATTCAGGCAAAGATATTTTAAATAATGCAAGCATTGTGGTTCGTAAACCTTATGCTGGGCTGGCGGAAGAAATGACCTATACCCTTTTTGAACGTCTGCGTGCAGGTATTGATTTACCCGCAATCTTTGGTGCATCAAACGCAAGCCGAGATCAAGTAGCTATTTGGGATAAGTTAAATAGCTACAATGCTCAAAATGCCGAAACTCACGTGCCATTAGATCATGTTGCGCATAGTTTAGGGGCAGCCAGCACCAAAAATGCCATGAACTGGGCGAAATCGCAAGGAATGGATTTAGATAATACCATCTTGAAAAGTTATGTCGCAGGTACGTCTTATCCCATTACAAATGGCACGATTTTAGGCTCATTAACATTTGGATTATTGGATCAAGGTTATACGGAAAAGGCAGCAAGTTTATTCAAATCAGGTAGCATAGAATATTCAGTCGCCCCAAGAGATGGCGTTGCCACAGGTGTTGGTTTGCCATGGCAAATTGGGTCATTGAGTTTTGGTATTGGAAATACAGACACAACAGGAAGTAATGATGTCGGAATACCATTGTGGGGGATGATTATGGGGGATCATACTAGGGCTTATTATCATGATGAGGATGCGATTAGATTCTTGAATAAAAATGAGGATGTAAATAGTATCCTAAATTATCAAAAGAAAATTTGGCAAGGAGAAAAAGTAAAAACTAAAATAATCTCATTTAGTAATGAGAACTCCGCAAATATAAAAGGGGAAAAATAA
- a CDS encoding heme utilization or adhesion protein — MYGEYEISELKKNRRERTLSQTAEDNGNNRFETGTLSYSDIRNHADYSGSGFGVGGGFSMGGGDKPKEIGGMKLTSFGQNAMVETVNADGTKTTTLEGQMNINKSVGFGYDSEHNDSVTKSGINTVNIQIRDENGQIKKTGQTVMVVKQVLQQAILIQKISKLLKVMPLKTKQKLPS, encoded by the coding sequence ATGTACGGAGAATATGAAATATCGGAATTAAAAAAGAATAGGAGAGAAAGAACTTTAAGCCAAACTGCCGAAGACAATGGCAATAATCGTTTTGAAACCGGTACGTTAAGTTATTCGGATATTCGAAATCATGCGGATTACTCGGGTTCTGGTTTTGGTGTTGGCGGCGGTTTCTCAATGGGTGGCGGAGACAAGCCAAAAGAAATTGGTGGGATGAAGTTAACGTCATTTGGGCAGAATGCAATGGTTGAAACAGTAAATGCTGATGGCACAAAAACAACAACTCTTGAAGGGCAGATGAACATCAATAAATCTGTTGGCTTTGGTTATGATAGTGAGCATAACGATAGTGTAACGAAAAGTGGTATTAATACAGTGAATATCCAAATCCGAGATGAAAACGGTCAAATCAAAAAAACAGGGCAAACCGTGATGGTAGTGAAACAGGTATTACAACAAGCCATATTGATACAAAAAATATCAAAATTACTCAAAGTGATGCCATTGAAAACCAAGCAAAAATTACCGAGTTAA